A single region of the Stenotrophomonas sp. Marseille-Q4652 genome encodes:
- a CDS encoding VirB3 family type IV secretion system protein has product MSGPDSFAAGFEVPLHRSLTEPILLGGAPRTVAIANGTLAAAVGLGLQLWIPGVVLWIVGHSLAVWGARVDPQFMQVFARHIKHRPLLDV; this is encoded by the coding sequence ATGAGCGGCCCGGACAGCTTCGCGGCCGGGTTCGAGGTGCCGCTGCATCGCTCGCTCACCGAGCCGATCCTGCTGGGCGGCGCACCGCGCACCGTGGCGATTGCCAACGGCACGCTGGCCGCCGCCGTCGGGCTGGGCCTGCAACTGTGGATTCCTGGCGTCGTGCTCTGGATCGTCGGCCATTCGCTGGCGGTGTGGGGTGCGCGCGTCGATCCGCAGTTCATGCAGGTCTTCGCCCGGCACATCAAGCACCGCCCGCTGCTGGACGTGTGA
- a CDS encoding TrbC/VirB2 family protein, whose protein sequence is MTQMTIPAFRVSVNPALRLARLRCLARPAGQGLLLAALLLFLAGTAQAAGSSMPWEGPLQSILESIQGPVARIVAVIIIIATGLALAFGDTSGGFRKLIQIVFGLSIAFAASSFFLSFFSFSGGAVV, encoded by the coding sequence ATGACGCAGATGACTATTCCTGCTTTCCGTGTTTCCGTAAATCCGGCTTTGCGCCTTGCACGGCTGCGCTGCCTGGCCCGCCCTGCGGGGCAAGGGCTGCTGCTGGCCGCGCTGCTGCTGTTCCTGGCTGGAACCGCGCAGGCCGCCGGTTCCTCGATGCCGTGGGAAGGCCCGCTGCAATCCATCCTCGAATCCATCCAGGGGCCGGTGGCGCGCATCGTCGCGGTCATCATCATCATCGCCACGGGCCTCGCGCTCGCGTTCGGCGACACGTCGGGCGGCTTTCGCAAGCTGATCCAGATCGTGTTCGGCTTGAGCATCGCCTTCGCTGCGTCCTCGTTCTTCCTGTCGTTCTTTTCGTTCTCTGGCGGGGCTGTCGTATGA
- the trbB gene encoding P-type conjugative transfer ATPase TrbB yields the protein MSAVPQSMTATSLDRRIQMLRTAMGPLIAAALEDPDVVEVMLNPDRTLWVDRLSSGRAPMGVEMPEADGERIIRLVAAHVGAEVHRGQPLLSAELPETGERFEGILPPAAPGPAFALRKRAIGVIPLERYVIDGMMTSAQAGFLVRAVRERQNVLIAGATSSGKTTLANALLAEIAATGDRVLVLEDTVELQCAARDHVPLRTRAGVVSMTELVRSSMRLRPDRVVVGEVRGAEALDLIKVWGTGHPGGIATIHAGSALGALLRLEQLILEVAVNPPRALIAEAVNVVIHIAGRGRKRRIESIARVVGFDGVGYRLADGSADAMDAPFPELPPISDAAPAAATSSSPDQLGELP from the coding sequence ATGAGCGCCGTTCCGCAGTCCATGACCGCTACGTCGCTCGACCGCCGCATCCAGATGCTGCGCACGGCGATGGGGCCGCTGATCGCCGCGGCGCTTGAAGACCCCGACGTGGTGGAGGTGATGCTGAATCCCGATCGCACCCTTTGGGTGGATCGGCTTTCCAGTGGGCGTGCGCCGATGGGCGTCGAGATGCCCGAGGCCGATGGCGAGCGAATCATCCGCCTCGTCGCGGCCCACGTCGGCGCGGAAGTCCATCGCGGCCAGCCGCTGCTCTCCGCCGAGCTGCCCGAAACCGGCGAACGCTTCGAGGGCATCTTGCCGCCGGCAGCGCCGGGGCCGGCCTTTGCGCTGCGCAAGCGCGCCATCGGCGTGATTCCGCTGGAGCGGTACGTCATCGACGGGATGATGACCAGCGCCCAGGCGGGCTTTCTCGTTCGCGCCGTGCGCGAGCGCCAGAACGTCCTGATCGCCGGGGCCACCAGCAGCGGCAAGACGACCTTGGCCAATGCGCTGCTAGCCGAGATCGCCGCCACGGGCGACCGCGTGCTGGTGCTCGAAGACACGGTGGAGCTGCAATGCGCGGCCCGCGACCACGTTCCGCTGCGCACGCGCGCAGGCGTGGTGTCGATGACCGAGCTGGTGCGCTCGTCCATGCGCCTGCGGCCTGATCGCGTCGTCGTCGGCGAGGTGCGCGGCGCCGAGGCGCTGGATCTCATCAAGGTGTGGGGCACCGGCCACCCCGGCGGCATCGCCACGATCCATGCCGGCTCCGCGCTCGGCGCGCTGCTGCGCCTGGAACAACTGATTCTCGAAGTGGCGGTGAATCCGCCCCGTGCGCTGATCGCCGAGGCGGTCAACGTGGTGATCCACATCGCCGGGCGCGGACGCAAGCGCCGCATCGAGAGCATCGCCCGTGTCGTCGGCTTCGACGGCGTGGGCTACCGATTGGCGGATGGGTCGGCCGACGCGATGGACGCGCCGTTTCCCGAACTGCCGCCGATCTCCGATGCCGCACCCGCTGCGGCGACTTCCTCGTCCCCTGACCAACTTGGAGAACTGCCATGA
- a CDS encoding CopG family transcriptional regulator — protein MSHYRLNLFIQPEHAKRLDELAAKKGLSKSSIVAAALASWLSPDAADQREAAIAKRLDRLSRQAERMERDQNIAIETLALFIRYYLTVSTPVPEAHQEAARAQGKARFEQFVEQLGRHLLRGRSLVRDVVEELHPDLMRMEDAAAAAQAQERAS, from the coding sequence ATGAGCCACTACCGCCTGAACCTCTTTATCCAGCCCGAGCACGCCAAGCGGCTCGATGAGCTTGCCGCCAAGAAAGGCTTGTCCAAGTCGTCCATCGTCGCGGCGGCGCTCGCATCGTGGCTATCGCCCGATGCCGCCGACCAGCGCGAAGCGGCCATCGCCAAGCGGCTGGATCGCCTGTCGCGCCAGGCCGAGCGCATGGAGCGCGATCAGAACATCGCCATCGAAACGCTGGCGCTGTTCATCCGCTACTACCTGACCGTCAGCACGCCAGTCCCCGAGGCGCACCAAGAGGCCGCTCGCGCCCAGGGCAAAGCGCGCTTCGAGCAGTTCGTTGAACAGTTGGGTCGCCACCTGCTGCGCGGTCGAAGCCTGGTGCGCGACGTGGTGGAGGAACTGCACCCCGACCTGATGCGGATGGAGGACGCGGCGGCAGCCGCGCAAGCGCAGGAGCGTGCGTCATGA
- a CDS encoding conjugal transfer protein TraG encodes MQGTNVLFGQIAAVFGIVIAGVWSATQWTAAALGYQVRLGSPWFDFLGTSIYHPWKLFEWWFFFGAYAPEVFDTGGAIAGASGMVAVGVAIAMSVWRSRQARLVTTYGSARWANAQDIRKAGLTQPAGVFLGLHDRQYLRHEGPEHVLTFAPTRSGKGVGLVVPTLLSWSASAVIHDIKGENWQITAGWRSRFSHCLLFNPTDAKSAAYNPLLEVRRGAHEVRDVQNIADILVDPEGALERRNHWEKTSHALLVGAILHVLYAGKDKTLRGVANFLSDPASPFELTLHRMMTTPHLGDGPHPVVASAAREVLNKSDNERSGVLSTAMSFLGLYRDPTVAEVTSRCDWRIADLIAAEHPVSLYLVVPPSDISRTKPLIRLILNQIGRRLTESLDGSYGIERRHRLLLMLDEFPALGRLDFFETALAFMAGYGIRSFLIAQSLNQIDKAYGQNHSILDNCHVRVTFATNDERTAKRISETLGTATELRAQRNYAGHRLAPWLGHLMVSRQETARPLLTPGEVMQLPPDEAVVMVSSVAPIKAKKLRYYADSNFKRRVFLPPSLADGQYADAPPSRPDDWSGLAIPAVPVAPTADAAEGFAASADDGGPRRQPELSGTVAYAPELAVPAADLALLDDDDDLPLPLPRQLDPAMQRTARLASLDPNDGIEL; translated from the coding sequence ATGCAAGGAACAAATGTGCTGTTCGGGCAGATCGCCGCCGTATTCGGCATCGTGATCGCCGGCGTGTGGAGCGCCACACAATGGACAGCAGCGGCCCTTGGCTATCAAGTACGCCTTGGCTCGCCCTGGTTCGACTTTCTTGGCACGTCGATCTACCACCCGTGGAAGCTGTTTGAGTGGTGGTTCTTCTTCGGCGCCTATGCGCCGGAAGTCTTCGACACCGGCGGCGCCATTGCCGGCGCGAGCGGCATGGTCGCCGTGGGCGTTGCCATCGCCATGTCGGTCTGGCGCTCGCGCCAAGCGCGCCTGGTCACGACCTACGGCTCTGCGCGCTGGGCGAACGCGCAGGACATTCGCAAGGCCGGCCTCACGCAGCCTGCCGGCGTGTTCCTGGGCCTGCACGATCGCCAGTACCTGCGGCATGAAGGCCCGGAACACGTCCTGACCTTCGCGCCCACGCGCTCGGGCAAGGGCGTTGGCCTGGTGGTGCCCACCTTGTTGAGCTGGTCGGCATCGGCCGTCATCCACGACATCAAGGGCGAGAACTGGCAGATCACCGCCGGCTGGCGCTCGCGCTTCTCGCATTGCCTGCTGTTCAACCCCACCGATGCGAAGTCGGCCGCCTACAACCCACTGCTGGAGGTTCGGCGCGGCGCGCATGAAGTGCGCGACGTTCAGAACATCGCGGACATTTTGGTTGATCCCGAAGGCGCGTTGGAGCGCAGGAACCATTGGGAGAAAACCAGCCACGCGCTGTTGGTCGGCGCGATCCTGCATGTGCTCTACGCAGGCAAGGACAAGACGCTGCGGGGCGTTGCGAACTTCCTTTCCGACCCGGCCAGCCCGTTCGAGCTGACCCTGCACCGGATGATGACCACGCCGCACCTCGGCGATGGCCCGCATCCCGTGGTGGCATCCGCCGCACGCGAAGTCCTCAACAAGAGCGACAACGAACGCTCGGGCGTGCTGTCCACGGCCATGTCGTTCCTCGGCCTGTACCGCGACCCGACGGTGGCCGAAGTCACCTCGCGCTGCGACTGGCGCATTGCAGACCTGATCGCGGCCGAACATCCGGTGTCGCTGTATCTGGTGGTTCCGCCTTCGGACATTTCGCGGACGAAGCCGCTGATTCGCCTGATCCTCAACCAGATCGGGCGACGGCTCACCGAATCGCTCGATGGCTCCTATGGCATCGAGCGCCGCCACAGGCTGCTGCTGATGCTCGACGAATTTCCGGCACTGGGCCGCCTGGACTTCTTCGAGACGGCCTTGGCCTTCATGGCGGGCTACGGCATCCGCAGCTTCCTCATCGCTCAGAGCCTGAACCAGATCGACAAAGCCTACGGCCAGAACCACTCGATTCTGGACAACTGCCATGTGCGCGTGACGTTTGCGACGAACGACGAACGCACGGCCAAGCGTATTTCCGAGACGCTGGGCACCGCGACCGAGCTGCGTGCGCAGCGCAACTACGCGGGGCACCGGCTCGCGCCATGGCTCGGGCATCTGATGGTGTCGCGCCAAGAAACAGCGCGCCCGCTGCTGACGCCGGGCGAGGTGATGCAGCTTCCACCGGACGAAGCCGTGGTGATGGTGTCCAGCGTCGCGCCGATCAAGGCGAAGAAGCTGCGCTACTACGCGGACAGCAATTTCAAGCGCCGCGTGTTTCTACCGCCTTCACTGGCGGACGGGCAGTACGCAGATGCGCCGCCATCGCGGCCTGACGACTGGAGTGGCCTGGCCATTCCCGCTGTGCCCGTCGCGCCTACGGCCGATGCCGCCGAGGGCTTCGCTGCCTCTGCCGACGACGGAGGCCCGCGCCGTCAGCCCGAACTCTCGGGAACCGTCGCCTACGCCCCCGAGTTGGCCGTGCCTGCGGCCGACCTCGCGCTGCTCGATGACGACGACGACCTGCCGCTTCCCCTTCCTCGCCAGCTTGACCCCGCCATGCAGCGCACGGCTCGGCTGGCTTCCCTCGACCCCAACGATGGAATCGAGCTATGA
- a CDS encoding EexN family lipoprotein gives MNKITPFLLTAVLAACGQSETPTSAAVPTVEELAANPERLKALRQQCKLDRAKLGDELCNRVAEATRKRFYGDGTVPYTPPEKPPKF, from the coding sequence ATGAACAAGATCACACCGTTCCTGCTGACCGCAGTGCTGGCCGCTTGCGGTCAGTCCGAGACACCGACGTCGGCCGCTGTGCCGACGGTCGAGGAACTTGCGGCCAACCCCGAACGGCTCAAGGCGCTTCGCCAACAGTGCAAGCTCGATCGCGCCAAGCTGGGTGATGAGTTGTGCAACCGCGTGGCCGAGGCCACGCGCAAGCGCTTCTATGGGGACGGAACCGTGCCCTACACGCCGCCCGAGAAGCCACCGAAGTTCTGA
- a CDS encoding LysR substrate-binding domain-containing protein, which produces MELRHLRCFLAVAEELHFARAAERLHIEQSPLSRTIKELEDELGARLFARTTRSTRLTRAGKLFLEHVPRVFAALQQARDSVKAAANGFHAQIRIALSDGITPSRLPTLLALCRQEEPEIEIRLFEVPLSQQIKGLQEDLYDVGFAQSDEVGEALVAEPVWSDSLMVAVPARHTLLKYKRIPLDEVLRHPLVLCDPQVCEGHAKQIERVLRRAETEPLIAERVASCDLMMALVSAGFALGLTGAAHIAASREPGVVARPLEGRSPVLTTYLLRPAGEPSRTLVRFIERVHSIESPDGARTRSRPQSHVSEDSEP; this is translated from the coding sequence ATGGAGCTACGTCATCTTCGTTGTTTTCTCGCAGTCGCAGAAGAACTCCACTTCGCTCGTGCGGCCGAGCGGCTGCACATAGAGCAGTCTCCGCTATCACGAACCATCAAGGAACTGGAAGACGAATTGGGCGCGCGACTGTTCGCGCGTACCACGCGCAGCACCCGACTGACCCGTGCGGGCAAGTTGTTTCTGGAGCATGTGCCGCGTGTCTTCGCCGCCTTGCAGCAGGCGCGGGACAGCGTGAAGGCCGCGGCCAACGGCTTTCACGCCCAAATACGCATCGCGTTGTCCGACGGCATTACACCCTCGCGCCTGCCAACCCTGCTGGCGTTGTGCCGCCAGGAGGAGCCCGAGATAGAGATTCGCTTGTTCGAGGTTCCGCTGTCACAGCAGATCAAGGGCTTGCAAGAGGACTTGTACGACGTAGGATTCGCTCAATCGGATGAAGTGGGTGAAGCGCTTGTCGCCGAGCCGGTGTGGAGCGATTCGCTGATGGTGGCCGTGCCGGCTCGGCATACGCTGCTCAAATACAAGCGCATCCCCTTGGACGAAGTCCTGCGTCATCCGCTGGTGCTGTGTGATCCGCAGGTGTGCGAGGGCCACGCAAAGCAGATCGAGCGGGTGTTGCGACGGGCGGAGACGGAGCCGCTGATTGCCGAACGAGTGGCATCCTGCGACCTGATGATGGCGCTGGTTTCGGCCGGCTTTGCCTTGGGCCTGACGGGGGCAGCACACATTGCGGCCAGCCGCGAGCCTGGCGTGGTCGCCCGTCCCCTCGAAGGCCGTTCGCCCGTGCTGACCACCTACCTGCTGCGCCCAGCCGGCGAGCCATCGAGAACCTTGGTGCGATTCATTGAGCGGGTGCATTCCATCGAATCGCCCGACGGCGCCAGGACCAGGTCCCGGCCTCAATCTCATGTTTCGGAGGACAGTGAGCCATGA
- a CDS encoding TorF family putative porin has product MSLKNIRPTANVVAVAGLLLGMASSAQAQVSGNAALTSDYVWRGSSQTRENPAIQAGGKYAHESGLYVSIWGSNVKFEPDNGARSEFDFAAGWSGKIAADWALDVYLLRYQYPSADTNLNWNEINASLTWRDNYWLAVGHSNNAMATDSTGTYALLGARYPINDQWRVEGSVARYVLDDAYADSYTHGSVGVVWTFNAPFEVRLTLHGTDSAAKRLFPGMAGSRAEFAIQASF; this is encoded by the coding sequence ATGTCTCTCAAGAATATTCGTCCGACCGCCAATGTCGTTGCCGTCGCTGGGCTGTTGCTGGGAATGGCGAGCAGCGCGCAAGCGCAGGTTTCAGGCAACGCCGCGCTGACGTCGGACTACGTTTGGCGCGGTTCGTCTCAGACGCGCGAAAACCCTGCCATCCAGGCAGGTGGAAAGTACGCCCACGAGTCCGGACTGTATGTCTCTATCTGGGGGTCGAATGTCAAGTTCGAGCCGGACAACGGCGCGCGCAGCGAATTCGACTTCGCCGCAGGGTGGAGCGGAAAGATCGCCGCTGATTGGGCGTTGGATGTCTATCTCCTGCGCTACCAGTACCCCTCGGCGGACACCAATCTGAACTGGAACGAGATCAATGCCAGCCTCACGTGGCGCGACAACTACTGGCTGGCTGTAGGGCACTCGAACAACGCCATGGCCACGGACAGCACGGGCACGTATGCGCTTCTTGGTGCCCGCTATCCGATCAATGACCAGTGGCGCGTCGAAGGCAGCGTGGCCCGCTACGTCCTCGACGACGCCTATGCCGACAGCTACACGCACGGCTCGGTCGGTGTCGTCTGGACGTTCAATGCGCCGTTCGAGGTCCGCCTGACCCTGCATGGCACCGACTCGGCGGCCAAACGACTGTTCCCCGGCATGGCAGGCTCGCGCGCCGAGTTCGCCATCCAGGCTTCTTTCTGA
- the kdpA gene encoding potassium-transporting ATPase subunit KdpA, which produces MTEFLLVFALAIGLGWPLGRYLAAVMRGAPMRGDGLFLRLERPFYALIGTKPERGMSWRGYAGAFLLSNLVLAIVVWLILMTQAWLPLNPNGAPNMSWDLALHTMVSFLTNTNQQHYSGQAQLSYLAHMMGIVTLQVITPMMGLALVVATLRGLFGGRNAQARKAEGQDQVPVDVGNYWADVIRPTLRFMLPLCLLWSVLLTSQGVPATLDGGPVVAPVDTTVEMKEQKIPLGPVSPMVAIKQLGTNGGGWYGPNSAVPLENPTPLSNLLETLALILVPVAVVFMIGGLTGRRKFAGLVFGTMLTMSVVSAGFAIWSEGFSPTSQDIALMEGKEVRFGAGPSALWAALTTQTSNGSVNSMHDSLAPLTGLVTISDMLINAIWGGIGCGLQQFIVYLLLSVFLAGLMTGRTPELFGRKIEAPEVRLLAVLVLLQPLILLGLTAVTLAVPGLAGNSNPGFHAISQVFYEYTSAFANNGSGFEGLGDATVWWNVTTSFVLAAGRYPALIIPLVIAAMLARKRQAPESTGSLQIETPTFALTLIAVILILTLLQFMPVLVLGPVADHLSLIAR; this is translated from the coding sequence ATGACTGAGTTTCTTCTGGTATTTGCCCTGGCGATCGGTCTCGGATGGCCGCTCGGTCGCTATCTGGCCGCGGTGATGCGCGGCGCCCCGATGCGCGGCGACGGGCTGTTCCTACGGTTGGAGCGGCCCTTCTACGCGCTGATCGGTACGAAACCTGAGCGCGGCATGAGCTGGCGCGGGTACGCAGGCGCTTTTCTGTTGAGCAACTTGGTGCTGGCCATCGTCGTGTGGCTGATCCTGATGACCCAGGCATGGCTACCGCTCAATCCCAATGGCGCGCCCAACATGAGCTGGGATCTGGCGCTGCACACCATGGTGTCCTTCCTGACCAACACCAACCAGCAGCACTACTCCGGGCAGGCCCAGCTCTCATACCTCGCCCACATGATGGGCATCGTGACCCTGCAGGTCATTACGCCGATGATGGGACTTGCGCTGGTCGTAGCGACGCTGCGTGGACTCTTCGGCGGCCGCAATGCGCAAGCGCGCAAGGCCGAGGGCCAGGATCAGGTGCCTGTGGACGTCGGCAACTACTGGGCCGACGTGATCCGCCCCACGCTGCGCTTCATGTTGCCGCTGTGCCTGCTGTGGTCGGTGCTGCTGACCAGCCAGGGCGTGCCGGCCACGCTGGACGGCGGCCCCGTGGTCGCGCCCGTCGATACGACGGTCGAGATGAAGGAGCAGAAGATTCCGCTGGGGCCGGTATCGCCCATGGTCGCCATCAAGCAGCTCGGCACCAACGGCGGCGGCTGGTATGGCCCCAACAGTGCGGTGCCTCTGGAGAATCCCACGCCGCTGTCGAATCTGCTTGAAACCTTGGCGCTCATTCTGGTGCCAGTCGCGGTGGTGTTCATGATCGGTGGACTGACCGGACGACGTAAGTTCGCCGGGTTGGTGTTCGGCACGATGTTGACGATGTCGGTCGTGTCAGCAGGCTTTGCCATCTGGTCCGAAGGCTTCTCCCCAACCTCGCAGGACATCGCGTTGATGGAAGGCAAGGAGGTCCGCTTCGGTGCTGGGCCTTCCGCGTTGTGGGCTGCATTGACGACACAGACGTCTAACGGCTCGGTCAATTCCATGCACGATTCGCTGGCTCCGCTGACCGGCCTGGTCACGATCAGCGACATGTTGATCAATGCGATCTGGGGTGGCATCGGCTGCGGCTTGCAGCAGTTCATCGTCTATCTCTTGCTCAGTGTGTTCCTGGCGGGCCTGATGACTGGACGCACGCCGGAATTGTTCGGACGCAAGATCGAAGCGCCAGAGGTGCGTCTGCTTGCGGTGCTCGTGCTGCTGCAGCCGTTGATCCTGCTGGGCTTGACCGCGGTTACGCTGGCCGTTCCCGGCTTGGCAGGAAACTCGAATCCGGGTTTCCACGCCATCAGCCAAGTGTTCTATGAGTACACCTCGGCCTTCGCCAATAACGGTTCCGGTTTCGAGGGACTGGGCGATGCCACCGTATGGTGGAACGTCACTACCAGCTTCGTGCTCGCCGCGGGTCGCTATCCGGCTCTCATCATCCCGCTGGTAATCGCAGCGATGCTCGCGCGCAAGCGCCAGGCCCCGGAGAGCACGGGAAGCCTGCAGATCGAAACCCCCACTTTTGCGCTCACGCTGATCGCCGTCATTCTCATCCTGACGCTGCTTCAGTTCATGCCCGTTCTGGTGCTAGGCCCTGTGGCCGATCACCTGAGCCTGATCGCGCGTTGA